In the genome of Syngnathoides biaculeatus isolate LvHL_M chromosome 14, ASM1980259v1, whole genome shotgun sequence, one region contains:
- the tank gene encoding TRAF family member-associated NF-kappa-B activator yields the protein MERNIGDQLNKAFEAYRQVSIEKDNAKKELQQMTEYYQQYIQKLQRQIEDQQQLIAQLKAQLSSGRKPSGEVKCESCSHLVDGASTYGKIQHPESKATAAVVPLKMVNNNIDCQDMLDALEAIHGTFRQICSLSRRQKDYLKRFRGGKETANDQQFSMPIQCTDRAAGAETSFFSATRSTVDIPLAPTSLASRGASPDDRDFVDSLTKFSVKFPPPADSEYDFLNSTPERHVALTVPMRRPLSGMPTASNNNEEEDEPSELPGPFVIPPFPSHKTSSSLSQEDVRGPQQSLWSPDLCEAPDVGAELAAPQSSIPDKCAFCHAVVPQEQMNSHLYSHFSPKDETHR from the exons ATGGAGAGGAACATTGGAGACCAGCTCAACAAGGCTTTTGAAGCTTATCGACAGGTCTCAATTGAAAAGGACAATGCTAAGAAGGAGCTGCAGCAAATG aCTGAATATTATCAGCAATACATTCAAAAACTGCAGAGGCAGATAGAAGACCAGCAGCAGCTGATTGCACAGCTTAAAGCTCAGCTGTCCTCAGGAAGGAAGCCTTCAG GGGAGGTGAAATGCGAGTCATGCTCCCACCTTGTTGATGGGGCCAGCACATATGGGAAAATACAACATCCG gagaGCAAAGCTACCGCTGCTGTTGTTCCACTAAAGATGGTCAATAACAACATTGACTg tcaGGATATGCTGGACGCACTGGAAGCAATTCATGGGACCTTTCGGCAGATTTGCTCTCTTTCTCGAAGGCAAAAAGATTACCTGAAGAGGTTCCGTGGGGGAAAAGAAACTGCAAATG ATCAGCAGTTCTCCATGCCCATCCAGTGCACGGACCGTGCAGCAGGAGCCGAAACTTCCTTCTTCTCGGCCACAAGGTCGACAGTGGATATTCCGCTGGCGCCGACATCGCTGGCATCGCGTGGTGCCAGCCCTGACGACAGGGACTTTGTAGACTCTCTCACCAAATTCAGTGTCAAATTCCCACCTCCTGCGGACAGCGAGTACGACTTCCTGAACAGCACTCCGGAGAGGCACGTTGCTCTGACCGTGCCCATGAGGCGGCCCCTCAGCGGCATGCCCACCGCGTCCAACAACaacgaggaggaggatgagcCCTCGGAACTGCCTGGGCCATTTGTCATCCCTCCATTCCCCTCCCACAAGACGTCTTCCTCGCTCTCCCAGGAGGACGTTCGGGGGCCGCAGCAG TCTCTGTGGAGCCCCGACCTGTGCGAGGCACCCGACGTGGGTGCGGAATTGGCGGCGCCTCAGAGCAGCATTCCAGATAAATGCGCTTTCTGCCACGCCGTGGTTCCTCAGGAGCAAATGAACAGCCACCTGTACTCACATTTCTCTCCGAAGGATGAAACCCACCGCTGA